In the genome of Meles meles chromosome 4, mMelMel3.1 paternal haplotype, whole genome shotgun sequence, one region contains:
- the LOC123940449 gene encoding olfactory receptor 5K1-like isoform X2, with amino-acid sequence MTEDNYSLTTEFILIGFTDRPELKCLLFLVFLTIYVITMVGNLGLVALIFMEHHLHTPMYIVLGNLALMDSCCSCAINPKILENSFSKDRMISLYECMAQFYFLCLVETVDCFLLAAMAYDRYVAICSPLQYHTMMSKKLCIQMTTGAYIAGNLHSIIHIRFLFRLTFCWSNQISHFFCDVFPLYRLSCVDPYIHELMIFIFAASVQLFTISSVLVSYFYIIFTIFKMKYKEGRSKALSTCASHFLSVSIFYGSLIFVYIRPHSVKEEDEDIPVAVFYTTVIP; translated from the exons ATGACTGAAGATAACTACTCCTTGACCACCGAATTTATCCTCATAGGATTTACAGATCGCCCAGAGTTGAAGTGCCTCCTGTTTTTGGTATTTCTCACTATCTATGTGATCACTATGGTGGGGAATCTTGGCCTggtggcattga TTTTTATGGAGCATCATCTACACACACCAATGTATATCGTTCTGGGCAACCTGGCTTTAATGGATTCCTGTTGTTCCTGTGCCATTAACCCCAAAATTTTAGAGAACTCCTTTTCTAAAGACAGAATGATTTCCCTTTATGAATGCAtggcacaattttattttctctgccttgtTGAAACTGTAGATTGCTTTCTGCTGGCAGCAATGGCCtatgatcgctatgtggccatATGTAGCCCTCTGCAGTACCACACCATGATGTCAAAGAAACTCTGCATTCAGATGACCACAGGGGCCTATATAGCTGGAAATCTGCATTCCATTATTCATATACGGTTTCTCTTTAGGTTAACTTTCTGTTGGTCAAATCAAATTAGTCActttttttgtgatgtttttCCATTATATAGACTCTCTTGTGTTGACCCTTATATCCATGAACTGATGATATTTATCTTTGCAGCTTCAGTTCAACTCTTCACCATCAGTAGTGTCTTAGTATCTTACTTCTACATTATCTttactattttcaaaatgaaatacaaagagGGAAGAAGCAAAGCCTTATCTACATGTGCatcccactttctctctgtctcaatatTCTATGGTTCTcttatctttgtgtacattcGACCACATTCAGTTAAAGAAGAGGATGAAGATATACCTGTTGCTGTTTTTTATACCACAGTTATCCCTTAA
- the LOC123940449 gene encoding olfactory receptor 5K1-like isoform X1 — MTEDNYSLTTEFILIGFTDRPELKCLLFLVFLTIYVITMVGNLGLVALIFFSFFFHFIYFFSVTHHLHTPMYIVLGNLALMDSCCSCAINPKILENSFSKDRMISLYECMAQFYFLCLVETVDCFLLAAMAYDRYVAICSPLQYHTMMSKKLCIQMTTGAYIAGNLHSIIHIRFLFRLTFCWSNQISHFFCDVFPLYRLSCVDPYIHELMIFIFAASVQLFTISSVLVSYFYIIFTIFKMKYKEGRSKALSTCASHFLSVSIFYGSLIFVYIRPHSVKEEDEDIPVAVFYTTVIP, encoded by the exons ATGACTGAAGATAACTACTCCTTGACCACCGAATTTATCCTCATAGGATTTACAGATCGCCCAGAGTTGAAGTGCCTCCTGTTTTTGGTATTTCTCACTATCTATGTGATCACTATGGTGGGGAATCTTGGCCTggtggcattgatttttttttctttttttttccattttatttattttttcagcgtaaca CATCATCTACACACACCAATGTATATCGTTCTGGGCAACCTGGCTTTAATGGATTCCTGTTGTTCCTGTGCCATTAACCCCAAAATTTTAGAGAACTCCTTTTCTAAAGACAGAATGATTTCCCTTTATGAATGCAtggcacaattttattttctctgccttgtTGAAACTGTAGATTGCTTTCTGCTGGCAGCAATGGCCtatgatcgctatgtggccatATGTAGCCCTCTGCAGTACCACACCATGATGTCAAAGAAACTCTGCATTCAGATGACCACAGGGGCCTATATAGCTGGAAATCTGCATTCCATTATTCATATACGGTTTCTCTTTAGGTTAACTTTCTGTTGGTCAAATCAAATTAGTCActttttttgtgatgtttttCCATTATATAGACTCTCTTGTGTTGACCCTTATATCCATGAACTGATGATATTTATCTTTGCAGCTTCAGTTCAACTCTTCACCATCAGTAGTGTCTTAGTATCTTACTTCTACATTATCTttactattttcaaaatgaaatacaaagagGGAAGAAGCAAAGCCTTATCTACATGTGCatcccactttctctctgtctcaatatTCTATGGTTCTcttatctttgtgtacattcGACCACATTCAGTTAAAGAAGAGGATGAAGATATACCTGTTGCTGTTTTTTATACCACAGTTATCCCTTAA